From the genome of Aspergillus chevalieri M1 DNA, chromosome 8, nearly complete sequence, one region includes:
- a CDS encoding uncharacterized protein (COG:G;~EggNog:ENOG410PFWR;~InterPro:IPR020846,IPR011701,IPR036259;~PFAM:PF07690;~SMCOG1106:major facilitator transporter;~TransMembrane:12 (i62-82o94-117i129-151o157-176i188-211o217-237i315-334o354-371i391-410o416-443i455-473o485-506i);~antiSMASH:Cluster_8.4;~go_function: GO:0022857 - transmembrane transporter activity [Evidence IEA];~go_process: GO:0055085 - transmembrane transport [Evidence IEA]): MEDKSAEAQSLEIEHPYLEFETPLPTPLITLPPEPSQSPPPEAPKLEKYTSPFKWPKWRKNIMTWISCAVTMLAGLSAGEVSPAGSILADKWNISVVVANLSITIFCIGFALAPMVLAPLSEFEGRRPIFLASGVLFVACLIASGGTHTFAGLCVARLFQGAGASTFSTMVGGVISDIYHAEERNTPMVLFSAAALFGTGLAPLLSGAVVYHTTWRWIFYSHAIVSAAVVILMYFCFSETRGDVILRWKAKALNTYYEKLEEAGHYGVLFGGRNGPEKIKRIRWKVKSDENRASFIDMISQSCYRPFHMLFTEPVVFAFSVWISFSWAVLYLQFGSIPVVFENNHGMNIEQVGAVFTAMCAGVIVATFLSIGQDKIASRYKLLPQTAEARLYFACVESALMPIGLFWFGWTSYPSIPFIVPALAVGCATMGIFSIYLAVFNYLADTYHRYASSAIAAQSCCRNLLGGVFPLVTRQLFTNLGYPQASSLLGGIGAGLTLVPWVLVFFGPQIRARSKLASELAK, encoded by the exons ATGGAGGACAAGTCGGCTGAAGCTCAATCGCTCGAGATTGAGCACCCATACCTCGAATTCGAGACTCCATTACCTACGCCGCTTATTACGCTTCCTCCGGAACCCAGTCAATCGCCGCCGCCTGAAGCCCCCAAGCTCGAGAAATACACATCCCCGTTTAAATGGCCAAAATGGCGCAAGAATATAATGACCTGGATATCTTGCGCAGTGACAATGTTGGCGGGTTTGTCGGCGGGTGAGGTCAGTCCGGCTGGATCGATCCTGGCCGATAAATGGAACATCAGTGTGGTCGTTGCGAACTTGTCCATTACCATTTTCTGTATTGGGTTTGCGCTGGCGCCTATGGTCCTGGCTCCTTTGTCCGAGTTTGAAGGACGGAGACCTATTTTCCTTGCTAGTGGTGTTCTCTTTGTCG CATGCCTTATTGCCAGTGGAGGAACACATACTTTTGCAGGATTGTGTGTCGCTAGATTGTTCCAGGGTGCCGGAGCTT CGACCTTCTCGACTATGGTCGGGGGTGTGATTAGCGACATCTACCATGCCGAAGAACGCAACACGCCAATGGTTCTGTTCTCTGCAGCAGCGCTTTTTGGTACCGGTCTGGCACCGCTTCTGTCTGGCGCCGTTGTCTACCACACGACTTGGCGCTGGATTTTCTACTCCCATGCCATTGTCTCGGCTGCCGTTGTTATCTTGATGTACTTCTGTTTCAGCGAGACACGAGGAGACGTTATCCTGAGGTGGAAGGCGAAGGCATTGAACACGTATTACGAGAAACTCGAGGAAGCCGGTCACTATGGAGTTCTCTTTGGCGGTCGTAATGGTCCGGAGAAGATCAAGCGCATCCGATGGAAGGTTAAGAGTGATGAGAACCGGGCGTCTTTCATTGACATGATCAGTCAATCTTGCTACCGACCATTTC ATATGCTTTTCACGGAACCGGTTGTCTTTGCTTTTTCGGTCTGGATCTCGTTCAGCTGGGCTGTTCTCTACCTTCAATTCGGTTCGATTCCTGTGGTGTTCGAAAACAACCATGGTATGAACATTGAGCAGGTGGGAGCCGTTTTCACCG CCATGTGCGCCGGCGTAATCGTCGCTACCTTCCTCAGCATCGGCCAAGACAAGATCGCCTCGCGATACAAGCTCCTCCCCCAAACCGCCGAAGCAAGACTCTATTTTGCCTGTGTCGAATCCGCCCTAATGCCCATCGGCCTCTTCTGGTTCGGCTGGACATCCTACCCCTCGATCCCGTTTATCGTTCCCGCATTGGCCGTCGGATGCGCGACAATGGGTATTTTCTCTATCTACTTGGCTGTCTTCAACTACCTGGCCGATACGTACCACCGTTACGCGAGCTCAGCCATTGCGGCGCAATCATGCT GCCGGAATCTCCTGGGTGGTGTCTTCCCATTGGTTACTCGCCAATTGTTCACCAACTTGGGCTATCCCCAAGCGTCGAGTCTTCTAGGCGGAATC GGCGCTGGGTTGACTCTGGTACCATGGGTCCTTGTGTTTTTCGGTCCCCAGATCCGCGCAAGGAGTAAACTGGCGAGT GAGCTCGCCAAGTAA
- a CDS encoding putative glycosyl hydrolase (CAZy:GH76;~COG:G;~EggNog:ENOG410PN11;~InterPro:IPR014480,IPR008928,IPR005198;~PFAM:PF03663;~SECRETED:SignalP(1-20);~antiSMASH:Cluster_8.4;~go_function: GO:0008496 - mannan endo-1,6-alpha-mannosidase activity [Evidence IEA];~go_process: GO:0005975 - carbohydrate metabolic process [Evidence IEA];~go_process: GO:0016052 - carbohydrate catabolic process [Evidence IEA]) — translation MKPIVPVLLSSLSLLTTTCAQSTPLSRAETALDVLQSWYNTSTGIWDTCGWWNGANCMTVLADLALIDDSSDSVQETAREVFNNTYHIGPKSNPLPFGKLEPNSPASPSATASSRVASLTAAAATPMPTDGSYEVGWKWIDGSYDDDGWWALAWIAAYDLTKERKYLDVAIGIYEHLNSTKKASCGNTGIYSDITNVYVNAVTNELFLSVAAHLANRAPNKEKYRQDAENLWNWFSTAGFINDKGTINDGLTNDCKNNGQTEWTYNQGIVLGALVELHTANKNKAYLASASHIAKAAIKTFTNSTSNVVEESCDPDSCDANSTQFKGIFIRNLATLNAVAPEETYEKVIKASAESIWKHDRDLENDQLGEAWTGPVNLVDASTHSSAMDALVAAVGL, via the exons ATGAAGCCCATAGTCCCagtcctcctctcctctctctccctgCTCACAACAACCTGCGCCCAGTCAACCCCCCTCTCCCGCGCCGAAACCGCCCTCGACGTCCTGCAATCATGGTACAACACATCCACCGGTATCTGGGATACCTGCGGCTGGTGGAACGGCGCAAACTGCATGACCGTGCTCGCGGACCTAGCCCTCATCGACGATTCCTCAGACTCCGTGCAAGAAACAGCAAGAGAAGTGTTTAATAATACGTATCATATTGGGCCGAAGTCGAATCCGTTGCCATTTGGCAAGTTGGAGCCGAATTCTCCGGCGTCGCCGTCTGCGACGGCTTCATCCAGAGTGGCTTCGTTGACGGCAGCGGCGGCAACGCCGATGCCGACGGATGGGTCGTATGAGGTTGGGTGGAAGTGGATTGATGGGtcgtatgatgatgatgggtgGTGGGCGCTTGCGTGGATCGCGGCGTATGATCTTACCAAAGAGCGGAAGTATTTGGATGTTGCGATTGGGATTTATGAGCATTTG AATTCAACCAAGAAAGCCTCCTGTGGAAACACTGGCATTTACTCCGATATAACTAATGTCTACGTTAACGCTGTCACAAACGAGCTCTTCCTTTCTGTCGCCGCGCATCTGGCGAACCGTGCGCCTAACAAGGAAAAGTATCGCCAGGATGCAGAGAACCTGTGGAACTGGTTCTCGACTGCTGGATTCATCAACGACAAGGGCACCATCAACGATGGTCTGACGAATGACTGCAAGAACAACGGACAAACTGA ATGGACCTACAACCAAGGCATCGTCCTGGGCGCCCTCGTCGAACTACACACCGCCAACAAAAACAAAGCCTACCTAGCCTCCGCCTCTCACATCGCCAAAGCCGCCATAAAAACATTCACCAACTCCACTTCCAACGTCGTCGAAGAATCCTGCGACCCAGACTCCTGCGACGCGAACTCCACCCAGTTCAAGGGCATTTTTATCCGCAATCTCGCGACGCTGAATGCTGTTGCGCCTGAGGAGACGTATGAGAAGGTGATTAAGGCTTCGGCGGAGAGTATTTGGAAGCATGATCGGGATTTGGAGAATGATCAGCTGGGGGAGGCGTGGACGGGGCCGGTGAATTTGGTGGATGCGTCGACGCATTCGTCGGCGATGGATGcgcttgttgctgctgttgggTTGTAG